A genomic region of Roseateles amylovorans contains the following coding sequences:
- a CDS encoding calcium:proton antiporter yields the protein MQAKNSRPMSFRLPAALPLWTLLAPVAAIGALLGLADGSGALVLSLVSALLIGAVLAAVHHAEVVAHRVGEPYGSLVLAVAVTIIEVALIVSLMLAGGEATNTLARDTVFSAIMIVCNGVLGLCILVGGLRHQVLAFRVEGTSPTLAVLAALSVLTLVLPAFTTSSAGPTFSRSQLLFAGVVSLVLYGAFVFVQAVRHRDYFLPVAGMDDQDIHADPPSWRVAGLSVMLLLGCLVGVVGLAKLLAPTIERGVHAIGAPPSLVGVIVALLVLLPETLAAVRAALHNRLQTSLNLALGSGLASIGLTIPTVAVLSPFFPHSLVLGLTPVSMVLLFLTFVVGGLTLAGGRATVLQGAVHLVVFVVFLFLAIVP from the coding sequence ATGCAAGCCAAGAACTCACGCCCGATGTCGTTCCGCCTGCCGGCGGCTCTTCCCCTATGGACCCTGCTGGCGCCGGTTGCTGCGATCGGCGCCTTGCTCGGCCTGGCCGATGGCAGCGGCGCACTGGTGCTGTCACTGGTCAGCGCGCTGTTGATCGGCGCGGTGCTTGCGGCGGTGCACCATGCCGAGGTCGTGGCGCATCGCGTCGGTGAGCCCTACGGTTCGCTGGTGCTGGCGGTGGCGGTGACCATCATCGAGGTGGCACTCATCGTCTCGCTGATGCTGGCGGGCGGCGAGGCCACCAACACGCTCGCGCGGGACACCGTGTTCTCCGCGATCATGATCGTCTGCAATGGCGTGCTCGGCCTGTGCATTCTGGTGGGCGGACTCCGGCACCAGGTGTTGGCCTTCCGGGTTGAGGGCACCAGCCCCACGCTGGCGGTGCTGGCGGCACTGTCGGTGCTGACCCTGGTGCTGCCGGCCTTCACCACCAGTTCCGCCGGGCCGACCTTCTCACGCTCACAGTTGCTGTTTGCGGGCGTGGTCTCGCTGGTGCTCTATGGCGCCTTCGTGTTTGTGCAAGCGGTGCGCCACCGTGACTACTTCCTGCCGGTCGCTGGCATGGACGATCAAGACATCCACGCCGATCCGCCCAGCTGGCGCGTCGCCGGCCTGAGTGTGATGCTGTTGCTGGGTTGCCTGGTGGGCGTCGTCGGCCTGGCCAAGCTGCTGGCACCGACGATCGAACGCGGCGTGCATGCCATTGGCGCGCCGCCGTCGCTGGTGGGCGTCATCGTGGCGCTGCTGGTGCTCTTGCCTGAAACGCTGGCGGCGGTGAGGGCCGCGCTGCACAACCGGCTCCAAACCAGCCTGAACCTGGCACTCGGCTCCGGGCTGGCCAGCATCGGCTTGACGATTCCCACTGTGGCGGTGCTATCGCCGTTTTTCCCGCACTCCCTGGTGCTGGGGCTCACGCCGGTCAGCATGGTGCTGCTGTTCCTCACCTTCGTCGTGGGTGGCCTGACCCTCGCCGGTGGCCGCGCAACGGTCCTGCAAGGGGCGGTGCACCTGGTGGTGTTCGTGGTGTTCCTTTTCCTGGCGATCGTGCCCTGA
- a CDS encoding GGDEF domain-containing protein encodes MPPMMIHIPTLMLALLSGFAMLGLQLWMAQRSRLQFLDLAIWTWGSWSLLAGFALLAGRLVLPLWISALFGNGLIALGLVIYNEAIYRHVLGRSLPRWVWWFAPGVAWIMTAWMLSWPLALRTSAISLVFAALLMPAIVVLLSKGWRAEHLLRSVGVTLVAAAVSLMLRSYHALMHPDEYLDIMQSSLGQGLTFLFSFICLIGAGFGFVLANFERIARRMEDMACTDALTGCLNRGTADALLRHELERGRRERTPVAFVLLDLDHFKQVNDAHGHRAGDAALRAFAQEVRQRLRASDVVGRWGGEEFGLVLPATDAAGARQLVDQIRMAVAALALSDEEGRPFGLTVSAGISVASADTPLTADLLFSLADRALYCAKDGGRNRVHVYEGPTHLAPGTAPGAAC; translated from the coding sequence ATGCCGCCCATGATGATCCACATCCCGACCTTGATGCTGGCTCTGCTGAGCGGCTTTGCCATGCTCGGGTTGCAACTGTGGATGGCCCAGCGGAGCCGGCTGCAATTCCTGGACCTGGCGATCTGGACCTGGGGGTCGTGGTCGCTGCTGGCCGGGTTTGCCTTGCTGGCGGGGCGGCTGGTCTTGCCGCTCTGGATCTCGGCGCTGTTTGGCAATGGTCTGATCGCCCTGGGTCTGGTGATCTACAACGAGGCCATCTACCGGCATGTCCTGGGACGTTCGCTGCCGCGCTGGGTGTGGTGGTTCGCGCCGGGGGTGGCCTGGATCATGACGGCGTGGATGCTGAGTTGGCCGCTTGCGCTGCGCACCAGCGCCATCTCGCTGGTGTTCGCCGCGCTGCTGATGCCGGCCATCGTCGTGCTGCTGAGCAAAGGCTGGCGGGCGGAACACTTGCTGCGTTCCGTGGGCGTGACGCTGGTCGCCGCGGCGGTGAGTCTGATGCTGCGGTCGTACCACGCGCTGATGCACCCGGACGAGTACCTCGACATCATGCAGAGCAGCCTCGGCCAGGGCCTGACCTTCCTGTTCAGCTTCATCTGTCTGATCGGCGCGGGCTTCGGGTTCGTGCTGGCCAACTTCGAGCGCATCGCCCGCCGGATGGAGGACATGGCCTGCACCGATGCGCTGACCGGCTGCCTGAACCGCGGCACCGCCGATGCCTTGCTGCGCCACGAGCTGGAGCGTGGCCGCCGGGAACGCACCCCGGTGGCTTTTGTGCTGCTGGACCTGGATCACTTCAAGCAGGTCAACGATGCGCATGGTCATCGCGCCGGCGATGCGGCGCTGCGTGCCTTCGCTCAGGAAGTGCGGCAACGTCTGCGCGCCTCCGATGTGGTTGGTCGCTGGGGCGGAGAGGAATTCGGACTGGTGCTGCCGGCGACCGATGCCGCCGGCGCCAGACAGCTTGTTGACCAGATCCGCATGGCCGTGGCGGCGCTGGCGCTGAGCGACGAGGAGGGCCGTCCGTTCGGACTCACGGTCTCTGCAGGCATCTCTGTCGCCTCGGCCGACACGCCATTGACGGCCGACCTGCTCTTCAGCCTGGCGGACCGAGCGCTCTACTGCGCCAAGGACGGCGGACGCAACCGCGTCCATGTCTACGAGGGGCCGACGCACCTCGCACCCGGCACGGCGCCGGGTGCCGCCTGCTGA
- a CDS encoding DUF72 domain-containing protein, giving the protein MSTAIRVGIGGWNFEPWRETFYPKDLPASRELEYASRRLTAIEVNGTYYSTMKPATFAKWRDTAPEGFVFSLKANRFATNRRVLAEAGESVQRFIDSGVAELGDKLGPIVWQLAPTKRFDPADIDAFLQLLPAKVDGVPLRHALDVRHESFRTDDFLALARRHRVGVVFTESEDYPPIPDITADFVYARVMRTRADLPTGVDDTVLDQLAACARRWQTGGQPDGLPLVGPERTPEAAPRDVFLYFISGAKERAPAAAMALIDRLR; this is encoded by the coding sequence ATGAGCACCGCGATTCGAGTCGGCATCGGTGGCTGGAACTTCGAGCCCTGGCGCGAGACCTTCTATCCCAAGGACCTGCCTGCGTCCCGGGAGCTGGAATACGCCAGCCGGCGACTCACCGCCATCGAGGTCAACGGCACCTACTACAGCACCATGAAGCCGGCGACCTTCGCCAAATGGCGTGACACCGCGCCGGAGGGCTTCGTCTTCTCGCTCAAGGCCAACCGCTTCGCCACCAACCGGCGGGTGCTGGCCGAGGCGGGCGAGTCGGTGCAGCGCTTCATCGACAGCGGCGTGGCCGAGCTCGGCGACAAGCTCGGACCCATCGTCTGGCAACTGGCGCCGACCAAACGCTTCGATCCGGCGGACATCGACGCCTTTCTCCAGTTGCTGCCGGCGAAGGTGGACGGCGTGCCGCTGCGCCATGCGCTGGACGTCCGGCACGAGAGCTTTCGGACCGACGACTTCCTGGCGCTGGCCCGGCGCCACCGCGTGGGCGTGGTTTTCACCGAATCGGAGGACTATCCGCCGATCCCCGACATCACCGCCGACTTCGTCTACGCCCGGGTCATGCGGACCCGCGCCGACCTGCCCACCGGCGTGGACGACACCGTGCTGGACCAGTTGGCCGCTTGCGCCCGTCGCTGGCAGACAGGCGGGCAGCCGGACGGCCTGCCGCTGGTCGGGCCCGAGCGGACCCCCGAGGCCGCGCCGCGCGACGTGTTTCTCTACTTCATCAGCGGCGCCAAGGAGCGCGCGCCGGCGGCGGCGATGGCCCTGATCGACCGGCTGCGCTGA
- a CDS encoding ArsR/SmtB family transcription factor, whose protein sequence is MTDSARHRPVPRRRPTSAIAEEGAAPPSADRALADVAASIAEPVRARMLCCLMDGHARTATELAAVGEVAASTASAHLSRLLGQGLVTCLAQGKHRYYTLAGTTVGQALEALLVLAGRPRPQFEPTTPPALRQARRCYDHLAGHWGVRLHDHALRQGWMVPAADEPGAYRLSETGAAAFARLGVDVDAATQARRRRLACACMDWSERRPHLGGALGAAWLQAMLTQAWLDPDLDSRALRLTRRGQTQLNRLLEDTNS, encoded by the coding sequence ATGACTGACAGCGCCCGTCACCGCCCGGTTCCGCGTCGAAGGCCGACGAGTGCCATTGCCGAGGAAGGCGCTGCGCCGCCCAGCGCCGATCGGGCGCTGGCCGATGTGGCCGCGAGCATTGCCGAGCCGGTGCGGGCCCGGATGCTGTGCTGCCTGATGGATGGCCATGCACGCACTGCCACCGAACTGGCGGCGGTCGGCGAGGTGGCGGCGTCCACCGCCAGTGCCCACCTGTCGCGGTTGCTGGGGCAGGGGCTGGTGACCTGCCTCGCTCAGGGCAAGCATCGCTACTACACGCTGGCAGGCACCACCGTGGGCCAGGCCCTGGAAGCCCTGCTGGTACTGGCCGGCCGGCCGCGACCGCAGTTCGAGCCGACCACACCGCCGGCGCTGCGCCAGGCGCGACGCTGCTATGACCATCTCGCCGGCCACTGGGGCGTGCGCCTGCATGACCATGCCCTGCGACAAGGGTGGATGGTCCCCGCCGCCGACGAGCCCGGTGCCTACCGGCTGAGCGAGACCGGTGCCGCCGCGTTCGCGCGGCTCGGTGTGGATGTGGATGCCGCCACGCAGGCGCGACGACGTCGCCTGGCCTGCGCCTGCATGGATTGGAGTGAGCGCCGACCGCACCTCGGGGGCGCTCTGGGCGCGGCCTGGTTGCAGGCGATGCTCACCCAAGCCTGGCTGGATCCGGACCTGGACAGCCGCGCGCTGCGACTGACCCGGCGGGGTCAGACCCAACTCAACCGTCTTCTGGAGGACACGAACTCATGA
- a CDS encoding cytochrome P450, whose translation MPTPMPAPTTTAPLHDPDLLMRPPGEPLPPSLASQGGPLADVFQRWLRQRDDPQHRPEKALLVLALDALTEDEIRTHARRQAAIARQGGWSHWHWAVPASTVASLSGLRITRLEDQRRLHDALRAIAAGLAADADAGAVQLAGEAVDALLGALDAAEQQSPEAPLQALLHVHAPPSQWTDRTVFNANRLALIWQSHEAGAALTGHALLAMRAGITPHSGAQAPSLDGLMAIARDGGAVRHTRRFRRGTDRASDPASEDPIARGLGPGAAPTVGEAVTVALAGTEHPFGDGPHRCPGQRLALTSIHAALAWLCEQPGLRWPAPIDPLSLPNMQIPQFPPLAMTMHPHEAAP comes from the coding sequence ATGCCCACGCCCATGCCCGCACCCACCACGACAGCTCCGCTGCACGACCCCGACCTGCTGATGCGCCCCCCGGGCGAGCCGCTGCCGCCCTCCCTGGCCTCGCAGGGCGGGCCGCTGGCCGACGTCTTCCAGCGATGGTTGCGACAACGCGACGATCCGCAGCACCGGCCCGAAAAGGCCCTGCTGGTGCTCGCACTGGACGCCCTGACCGAGGACGAGATCCGCACCCATGCCCGCCGACAAGCGGCCATTGCGCGACAAGGCGGATGGTCCCATTGGCACTGGGCCGTCCCGGCATCGACCGTCGCCAGCCTGTCCGGGCTCCGGATAACGCGGCTGGAGGACCAACGCCGTCTGCACGACGCGCTTCGTGCGATCGCAGCCGGCTTGGCGGCGGATGCCGATGCCGGGGCGGTGCAGCTCGCCGGTGAAGCGGTCGACGCGCTGCTGGGCGCGCTTGATGCCGCGGAGCAGCAGTCGCCCGAGGCGCCGCTGCAAGCGCTGCTGCATGTGCACGCGCCACCGTCGCAGTGGACCGATCGCACCGTCTTCAATGCCAACCGACTCGCGTTGATCTGGCAAAGCCACGAAGCCGGCGCCGCCTTGACCGGGCACGCCCTGCTCGCCATGCGGGCGGGGATCACGCCGCATTCGGGTGCCCAAGCCCCATCGCTGGACGGCTTGATGGCCATCGCCCGCGACGGTGGCGCGGTGCGCCATACCCGCCGCTTTCGGCGAGGCACGGACCGCGCCTCCGACCCAGCGTCCGAGGACCCCATCGCCCGCGGCCTCGGGCCTGGTGCCGCACCCACCGTTGGTGAGGCTGTCACCGTCGCGCTGGCGGGCACCGAGCATCCGTTCGGCGACGGCCCGCACCGCTGCCCGGGTCAGCGACTGGCGCTCACCTCGATTCATGCCGCGCTGGCTTGGCTCTGTGAGCAGCCTGGACTGCGCTGGCCCGCGCCGATTGACCCCCTGTCCTTGCCGAACATGCAGATCCCGCAGTTTCCGCCGTTGGCGATGACGATGCACCCTCACGAGGCCGCCCCATGA
- a CDS encoding antibiotic biosynthesis monooxygenase family protein — MIAVIFEVTPSDGGRDRYLELAAALKPLLQEIDGFISIERFQSLTDPTRLLSLSFWRDEAAVLAWRRLEAHRAAQSEGRAGVFADYRLRVATVVRDYGLHARDQAPADSRARHGI, encoded by the coding sequence ATGATCGCTGTCATCTTCGAAGTCACGCCCAGCGATGGTGGCCGCGACCGCTATCTGGAACTCGCGGCCGCCCTCAAGCCGCTGCTGCAGGAGATCGACGGCTTCATCAGCATCGAGCGCTTCCAGAGCCTGACGGATCCCACGCGGCTGCTGTCGCTGTCCTTCTGGCGCGATGAAGCGGCCGTGCTGGCCTGGCGCCGACTAGAAGCGCATCGCGCGGCGCAGTCGGAGGGACGCGCCGGCGTGTTCGCCGACTATCGGCTTCGGGTGGCGACCGTCGTGCGCGATTACGGCCTGCACGCACGCGACCAGGCCCCCGCCGACAGCCGCGCCCGGCATGGCATCTGA
- a CDS encoding CreA family protein produces the protein MHDLSSLFSRRPGAVVRPFVAIAALALGLASPAVKAAEADAIGEVDTVFKLIGPDHKIVVDAYDDPGVVGVTCYVSRAKTGGVKGALGLAEDKSEASIACRAVGPISFPKPLPRKEEVFSERRSLVFKRLRVVRMIDPKRNTLVYLTYSDRVIEGSPQNSVTAVPVDRATPIPLK, from the coding sequence ATGCATGACCTGTCCTCGCTTTTCAGCCGCCGCCCAGGCGCCGTGGTTCGTCCGTTCGTGGCCATCGCCGCCCTGGCGCTGGGACTGGCGAGCCCGGCGGTGAAGGCCGCCGAGGCCGACGCCATCGGCGAAGTCGACACCGTTTTCAAGCTGATCGGACCGGATCACAAGATCGTGGTGGATGCCTACGACGATCCCGGCGTGGTCGGCGTGACCTGCTACGTCTCGCGTGCCAAGACCGGCGGCGTCAAGGGCGCGCTGGGACTGGCGGAAGACAAGTCGGAAGCCTCCATCGCCTGCCGCGCGGTCGGCCCCATCAGCTTCCCCAAGCCCCTGCCGCGCAAGGAAGAAGTGTTCTCCGAACGGCGCTCGCTCGTCTTCAAGCGGCTGCGGGTGGTGCGGATGATCGATCCCAAGCGCAACACCCTGGTCTATCTGACCTACTCCGACCGGGTCATCGAAGGTTCGCCGCAGAACAGCGTGACGGCGGTGCCGGTGGATCGCGCCACGCCGATTCCGTTGAAGTAG
- a CDS encoding GGDEF domain-containing protein — translation MRFDVPTLFSLLLIQSAALAVLLPLLLGWCDSQGARMAQLSAAAQAAGWALLLLPGEGHRLLATVALGCLSGSLTLLWMAVDRWLPGRTGRWLQWGMPAVVMVGYGLGAADYGFRLAWSNGCLGLQLLALCGSLLQRVKHGPIGHLRWRWLLTASLGLLALLNLARAYLAGTDTPHLPSFDAEHPLNMAFAVTANVCVVAAAIAILVAWRGESEAELRRLAQVDAATGLANRRAFQQRSVDMISMARRYNEPLMLLVMDLDGLKAINARHGDAQGDAAIALFGRCLDEQKRLGDLVARLDGQRFAVLMARSDLVGPPALDRRLRDALLAACPHTLGFPLPYSAGWGKLRSGDRNVEDLLRRAEAALYAAKRQGRDRLCAEPGLEAELSVAASA, via the coding sequence ATGCGCTTCGACGTTCCCACCCTCTTCAGCCTGCTGCTGATCCAGTCGGCCGCGCTGGCCGTGCTGCTGCCCCTGCTGCTGGGCTGGTGCGACAGCCAAGGCGCGCGCATGGCGCAGTTGAGCGCGGCGGCTCAAGCGGCGGGCTGGGCGCTGCTGCTGTTGCCCGGCGAGGGACATCGACTGCTGGCGACGGTCGCACTCGGCTGTCTGAGCGGCAGCCTGACGCTGCTGTGGATGGCGGTCGATCGCTGGCTGCCCGGACGCACCGGCCGCTGGTTGCAGTGGGGCATGCCGGCCGTGGTGATGGTGGGCTACGGGTTGGGCGCTGCCGACTACGGGTTTCGGCTGGCCTGGTCGAATGGCTGTTTGGGCCTTCAACTGCTGGCGCTGTGCGGCAGCCTGCTGCAGCGCGTCAAGCACGGCCCCATCGGCCATCTGCGCTGGCGCTGGCTGCTGACGGCCAGCCTGGGCCTGCTGGCCTTGCTGAATCTGGCGCGCGCTTACCTGGCCGGCACTGACACGCCCCATCTGCCGAGCTTCGATGCCGAGCATCCCTTGAACATGGCGTTCGCGGTGACGGCGAATGTGTGCGTCGTGGCCGCAGCGATTGCCATCCTGGTGGCCTGGCGGGGCGAAAGCGAGGCCGAGCTCCGCCGTCTCGCGCAGGTCGACGCGGCCACCGGACTGGCCAACCGACGCGCTTTCCAGCAACGGTCGGTGGACATGATCTCGATGGCACGCCGCTACAACGAGCCGCTGATGCTGCTGGTGATGGACCTGGACGGGCTCAAGGCCATCAACGCCCGGCACGGCGATGCCCAGGGCGACGCCGCGATCGCGCTGTTCGGCCGCTGCCTGGATGAGCAAAAGCGCCTGGGCGACCTGGTCGCCCGGTTGGATGGCCAACGCTTCGCGGTGCTGATGGCGCGCTCCGACCTGGTCGGCCCTCCCGCGCTGGATCGCCGCCTGCGCGATGCGTTGCTCGCGGCCTGCCCGCACACTCTCGGTTTCCCGCTGCCCTATTCGGCAGGCTGGGGCAAGTTGCGCTCGGGTGATCGCAATGTGGAAGACCTGCTGCGTCGCGCCGAGGCCGCGCTCTATGCGGCCAAGCGTCAGGGCCGGGATCGGCTGTGTGCCGAGCCGGGGCTGGAAGCCGAGCTGAGCGTCGCCGCATCGGCCTGA
- a CDS encoding GNAT family N-acetyltransferase gives MYVALSPTAVPARAPRALTALAADTAAAPSLQRAPIEVVKLSSRDLQWLPALTNLLIDNVHQGATVGFLAPLSRYAALDYWHGVFARLGQHHSLWIACESDGPGRLLGAVQLSLCPLANAHHRGEVQRLMVHTQERGRGVASQLMSRLECTAATQNRYLLQLETAADSQAEAVFAHLGWQRAGQIPDHCHGAEGQLQSVAIYYKRLPHLV, from the coding sequence ATGTATGTCGCTCTCAGCCCTACGGCCGTTCCTGCCCGCGCTCCGCGCGCCCTCACCGCTCTGGCGGCGGACACCGCCGCCGCCCCGTCCCTGCAGCGTGCGCCGATCGAGGTCGTCAAGCTCAGCTCGCGCGATCTTCAATGGCTGCCGGCCCTGACGAATCTGCTGATCGACAACGTCCACCAGGGCGCGACAGTGGGCTTCCTGGCGCCGCTGTCGCGCTATGCGGCGCTGGATTACTGGCACGGCGTGTTCGCCCGTCTGGGGCAGCATCACAGCCTGTGGATCGCCTGCGAATCCGACGGACCGGGCCGACTGCTCGGCGCGGTGCAGCTGTCGCTGTGCCCGCTGGCCAACGCGCACCACCGTGGGGAAGTGCAACGGCTGATGGTGCACACCCAGGAACGCGGACGCGGCGTGGCCAGTCAGTTGATGAGCCGCCTGGAATGCACCGCCGCCACGCAGAACCGCTACCTGCTGCAACTGGAGACCGCCGCCGATTCACAGGCCGAGGCCGTCTTTGCCCATCTCGGCTGGCAACGTGCCGGCCAGATTCCTGACCACTGCCACGGCGCAGAAGGTCAACTGCAGAGCGTGGCGATCTACTACAAGCGGCTGCCGCATCTGGTGTGA
- a CDS encoding TetR/AcrR family transcriptional regulator has protein sequence MVSKPTSPDPRPSGPKGLHRSAGVVQEAPTDADTRPLAKPQPRVRQKLVKPEGPLKRQAQRKGAEADPSRSTGTAAQQRRAAQKQALEAGILAAARDLFAARGPEAVTLREVGAAVGYSHATLYSFFADKNELLTRLAQDSLQTLLIRLQGALDGAEPGAEPAAVARAFVQWGLQHPHDYRLLMLDTPLALRSAVMAGLGEALPLPAERGAALWAGLHGLVMLELGGLAALGGELPRSKRLAALLAGL, from the coding sequence ATGGTTAGCAAACCAACAAGTCCGGATCCGAGACCGAGCGGTCCCAAGGGTCTGCACCGCAGCGCAGGCGTGGTGCAGGAGGCGCCGACAGACGCCGACACCCGTCCGCTGGCCAAGCCGCAACCGCGCGTTCGTCAGAAACTGGTCAAACCGGAGGGGCCGCTCAAGCGCCAGGCGCAGCGCAAGGGCGCAGAGGCCGATCCCTCGCGCTCGACGGGCACCGCCGCCCAGCAACGCCGGGCCGCACAGAAGCAGGCGCTGGAGGCCGGCATCCTGGCCGCGGCCCGCGATCTGTTCGCGGCCCGAGGGCCAGAGGCGGTCACGCTGCGCGAAGTGGGTGCGGCCGTCGGCTATTCACATGCGACGCTCTACAGCTTCTTCGCCGACAAGAACGAGCTGCTCACCCGCCTGGCTCAGGACAGCCTTCAGACCCTGCTGATCCGCTTGCAGGGCGCGCTCGATGGTGCTGAGCCTGGCGCGGAGCCCGCTGCCGTCGCGCGCGCCTTCGTGCAATGGGGCTTGCAGCATCCCCACGACTATCGATTGCTGATGCTCGACACACCCTTGGCATTGCGGTCCGCGGTCATGGCGGGCCTGGGCGAGGCGCTGCCGCTGCCCGCAGAGCGAGGCGCAGCCTTGTGGGCCGGGTTGCACGGCCTGGTGATGCTGGAGCTGGGGGGGCTGGCTGCGCTCGGTGGTGAGCTGCCCCGCAGCAAGCGGCTGGCGGCCTTGCTGGCCGGACTCTGA
- a CDS encoding GNAT family N-acetyltransferase — protein MIEKSIVLEEVAADHPDARRMMEELNQRLAELSGDSGASGFRIDQMVPGRSIFLVARDAHRQLVGCGALRPLAEAGDAPVAELKRMYARAGSRGVGAALLARLEQAAQVMGYRALWLETRRINLRALQFYQRHGYREIPNYGGYVGRTDAICLGKRLPVPTFSPLHRIPS, from the coding sequence ATGATTGAGAAGTCCATCGTCCTTGAGGAAGTCGCTGCGGATCATCCGGACGCGCGGCGGATGATGGAAGAACTCAACCAACGGTTGGCCGAGTTGAGCGGCGACTCCGGCGCCTCCGGCTTCCGCATCGACCAGATGGTGCCTGGCCGCTCGATCTTCCTGGTCGCACGGGACGCGCATCGTCAACTGGTGGGCTGCGGTGCCCTGCGCCCGTTGGCCGAGGCCGGTGATGCGCCGGTCGCCGAGTTGAAGCGGATGTATGCACGTGCCGGAAGCCGCGGGGTGGGGGCGGCGCTGCTGGCTCGACTGGAGCAGGCCGCGCAGGTCATGGGTTATCGCGCGCTGTGGCTGGAGACGCGTCGCATCAATCTGCGGGCGCTGCAGTTCTATCAGCGGCATGGCTACCGAGAGATCCCGAACTACGGTGGGTACGTCGGCAGGACCGACGCGATCTGCCTGGGCAAGCGCTTGCCCGTCCCGACCTTCAGCCCCCTTCACAGGATCCCATCATGA
- a CDS encoding GNAT family N-acetyltransferase has protein sequence MTAAHPAPLELTRHDRDWLTALGELFFDVVDDGASLGFLAEVGEGEMREYWEGVFDALGERQRLWIVHQGGRVLGTVQLSMCSKPNGRHRAEVQKLMVHPHARRGGIAARLMAAAEGGARAQGLSLLVLDTTAQSAAEPFYQSLGWQRVGEIPHFAANPDGTLAPTALYWKRLD, from the coding sequence ATGACCGCCGCACACCCCGCCCCGCTTGAACTGACCCGCCACGATCGCGACTGGCTCACTGCCCTCGGAGAACTGTTCTTCGACGTGGTCGATGACGGCGCCTCCCTGGGCTTCCTGGCCGAGGTGGGCGAAGGCGAGATGCGCGAGTACTGGGAAGGCGTCTTCGACGCGCTGGGCGAGCGCCAGCGGTTGTGGATCGTGCATCAGGGCGGGCGGGTTCTGGGCACGGTGCAGCTGTCGATGTGCAGCAAGCCGAACGGCCGCCACCGTGCCGAGGTGCAGAAGCTGATGGTGCATCCCCATGCGCGTCGCGGTGGCATTGCCGCCCGGCTCATGGCGGCCGCCGAAGGCGGCGCACGCGCGCAGGGCCTGTCGCTGCTGGTGCTGGACACCACCGCCCAGTCCGCCGCCGAGCCGTTCTATCAATCCCTGGGTTGGCAGCGGGTGGGAGAGATCCCGCATTTCGCCGCCAATCCGGATGGCACCCTCGCGCCCACCGCCCTCTACTGGAAGCGGCTGGATTGA